The Jaculus jaculus isolate mJacJac1 chromosome 1, mJacJac1.mat.Y.cur, whole genome shotgun sequence nucleotide sequence TATAAAGTACTTTAGCCATTatagaaatcactgtggaggttcaaaaaattagaaatatttgtGACCCAGCAATTCCATTAGTTGGAATATAtccaaaataaaagcaataattaAGTTAAAAGTATTTGTACTTCTATTTGCAATAGCCAAAATATGGACTatacctagatgtccatccacagataaaTGTATGAAGATCATATGAGGTACTACATGGTGAactattattcagccataaaaagaatgaaatacagTCATTGGCAGGAACATGGATGAGCCTGGAGAATATTACttcaagtgaaataagccaggcacataaagaaaaatgccacatagtctcacttttatttaatgtaagtATAGAGTAGCATGGAAGTGATGAGagtggagaagagaggaagaaagcagagagaaaatgagtagtGCATACCATGATAAGCCGTGAGATAATCCTCGTGCTTTGTAGGCTAGGCTTACTAGAATTAACAGTAACTTACAGTGTTTGTCCAAATAGCTAGAAGAGATAATTCTGAATTTTCTCCACATAAAACTGCAAATTGTTTTAGGATATGGAAATGCTAATTAacttcatttaaatatatatgtatattttgtgttaaataaataaataaatctccaaATTCATCCTATAATTACATACAGTTACTAGATAGGtatcatttttaaaagtgaaaggaCATACTACATTcacaaaaaaaacagaattcaTTTTGTTAAAATTCCATACCACCCAAAGCAACTCACAGATTTGAGGCAAGCACTACCAAAATCCAGTGGTatttttcacaaaagaaaaaaagcagcaaCCATAAAATTTCTACGGACAATGAAAGACTCTGAGCAGCTAAAGCCATCTTGTACACAAAGAATGGAGGTCAAGCATTATCCTAGCCATTTCAAAATAGACTACAAACCTACAATAAACAGCATGATACTCACATGTCATGTGGAAAATCATGTAAAAAAGCAAACCTGTAGACCAATGGGACAGAAGAGAGAGCTGAAaaataaatctatatatttatGCTCAATTGATACTTGACAAAGGTGGCAAGAACACAGAGTGGAGAAAAGACTGTCTCTTCAGTAAATAATGTTGGGAAACTGGACAGTTGCATGCTGAAGATAAATTTAAGCCTTATCACATATATTGGACCCTTATCTCcctatattaaaatataactaaaatagATTAAAGACTAAAATACAAGaccccataaaataaaataaaacagagctttagtttcaaattttaaagaatagagcccagcatggtggcacatgcctttaaccccagcactcggaaggcagagttgggaggaacagagagagtttgaggccaccctaagactaaatagtgaattccaagtcagcctgggctagagtgagaccctaccttgataaacaaacaaaaagttttaaaaactagtATCTGTCAAATTAACTTTAAAGTGTTAACTATTCTAGGACGATTTAtatccataaaatattttagctaGCTTAAATGTAGAGAAGCCTTTTTGTGTTAAGCAGCTGTGTGTGCGGAATTCTGACTGGTGTAAATTTGTTGCTGGAAGGCAATGGAGGAACGTTAACAATAGCAATTTTCAGAACTATGTTGTGCTGCATCTTGTGGGTACTGCTCTTTGGTCCTCCACCAGATAAATATCACCGAAGAGAAGGTTCAGGGTGAAGAGAAAGCCAACTTTTGTGAAAAGCAGGAAAATCCGCATGCTGATTCAGGTATGATAAACCTGGTGGGTGTTTATAGTTCATTTGGTTGTCACCAATGACTTGGATGTATCAGCCCATTGTCCCTATTAACAGCAATAGGAGGAACAGTTGTGGCAatgggaaaaatataaataaataaaacatcaagcATCATGGACACAAAAAAAGAGTTAGATTGTGAATCTCCATATGGCTCTTCAGTCTCTGGGATCCAGATCTGTGATTTATTTCCCAGCCACAGCTGCTCTCTTCTGAGAGTGGAAAAGCCTCTTTATAGCCTCCTTCATGTCCTTGTTTCTCAGGCTGTAAATGATGGGGTTAAGGAAGGGAGCAAGAATCACAAAAGTGACAGCTATTGCTGTGTCCCAGAACACTGAGTAGGTGGCTGAGAATCGCAAATACATGACGGCCACACTTCCAAAAAACAGCAAGAACACAGCGAGGTGGGTGGCGCAGGTGGAAAAGGCCTTATGTCGCCCCTGTGCCGAAGGCATCCCCAGAATCACCACGATGATCCGCACGTAGGACAGGGCGATGACCAGGAAGGAGGCCAGGATCTCCACGGCATGGACGGCATCCACAATGACCACCAGGGACGTGTCTGTGCAGGCCAGGCTCAGCACAGGGCTGAAGTCACAGAAGATCTGATGGATCTGATTGGAGCCACAGAAAGGCAGCGTGGCCATCCATGTGATCTCAGGGAGCACAAGCAGGAAGCCGCAGAAGCAGGAGCCCGCTGTCAGCTGTGCGCAGAGCTTAGGAGTCATGATGGTTGGGTACCGCAGAGGAAGGCAGATAGCTATGTACCTGTCAATAGCCATTGCTGTCAGGACACAGCCTTCTGTGATCCCCAGTGAGTGGAAAAAGTACATCTGCATGAGGCAGCCTGCCAGAGAGATGGTCCTGTTCTCACTGACTAAGTTGGAAAGCATCTTGGGGATGGTAGTTGTGGTGTACCAGATCTCCAGGAAGGAAAGGACACTGATGAAGAAATACATGGGTGTTCGCAAGGCCATGTCTAACTGGACAACAATGAAAATCACTAGATTCCCTGTTATGATAAACACATAGACAAGGAGCAAGGGGATGAAGAAGAAGAGACCACCTTCATGCAGAGGTGGGAACATGGAGAAGAGGAACTCGGTCACCATTGTTCGATTCCCACTGGCCACCAACTGGGTCATCtgcagaggaaaataaaaatagatgaggAAATGCCTGGGATTTCAATGTTTATTATCTATCAATTCCTTTCTGTTATTGCTATCTTATACTCCAAAtgggacccacacaagccagctaGAAGTATGTCTCAAGCTAAATAATTCCTTGCCAGAAACATGGGAAATATTTGCATCTTAATCTACCCTTTTTATGAGCATCAGCAATTTAT carries:
- the LOC101602186 gene encoding olfactory receptor 6K6, producing the protein MTQLVASGNRTMVTEFLFSMFPPLHEGGLFFFIPLLLVYVFIITGNLVIFIVVQLDMALRTPMYFFISVLSFLEIWYTTTTIPKMLSNLVSENRTISLAGCLMQMYFFHSLGITEGCVLTAMAIDRYIAICLPLRYPTIMTPKLCAQLTAGSCFCGFLLVLPEITWMATLPFCGSNQIHQIFCDFSPVLSLACTDTSLVVIVDAVHAVEILASFLVIALSYVRIIVVILGMPSAQGRHKAFSTCATHLAVFLLFFGSVAVMYLRFSATYSVFWDTAIAVTFVILAPFLNPIIYSLRNKDMKEAIKRLFHSQKRAAVAGK